A single window of Nicotiana sylvestris chromosome 3, ASM39365v2, whole genome shotgun sequence DNA harbors:
- the LOC138887518 gene encoding uncharacterized protein, with the protein MAVDMGVQKVLVLGDSDILVHKIQEEWETRDLKHILNRQCLQDLCQWFQSIEFMNIPRIHNEDVDALATLASMLHHLDKTYMDPLQIQVHDQHTYCNVVEKELDEEPWFHDIKEYIRMGVYPMQATCDQKRTIRRPTSDFFFSGGVLYKRTPDLGLLRCIDARQATTIMTEAEAKGKFAPNWQGLFVVTRVLSHGALYLTDIEGKFVKMAINSDVVKRYYV; encoded by the exons atggctgtggatatgggtgtccagaaagtcttggtcttgggtgactcagaCATTCTAGTGCACAAGATTCAAgaggaatgggaaacacgagatttaaaacaCATACTGAACCGACAGTGCTTGCaggatctttgtcaatggttccaatcaatagagttcatgaatattccaaggattcacaatgaggatgttgatgctttggctactctggcgtcaatgttgcaccatctcGATAAGACTTatatggaccctttgcagattcaagtccacgatcagcacacTTATTGCAATGTGGTGGAAAAAGAGCTCGATgaggagccttggtttcacgatatcaaggaatacatcaggatgggggtgtatccaatgcaagccacatgtgatcaaaagagaacaattaggcggCCGACAAGCGATTTTTTCTTTAGCGGAGGGGTTctatacaaaaggactccagatcttgggctgctgagatgcatagatgctaggcaggctacaactattatgaccgaa gctgaagccaaaggcaagttcgccccaaactggcaggggctgTTCGTCGTGACAAGAGTGTTGTCccatggtgctttgtatttaacggatatagaaggcaaatttgtaaaaatggccatcaattctgatgtagtcaaaagatactatgtatga
- the LOC104239480 gene encoding uncharacterized protein At2g39910 isoform X1, which translates to MSKSLKVLIEDLLLLSEPIRESLSKACYTPPEGSNISVKSMLVSLLPYSNSLSNSELSETEIHSKIADFSLCCAALASTSESTHNQLSWVPNLLSIAAASAFKDLSIAYARKVGGNELMKIGELDGDLKSLPNEKKLAIQLMPQLLPLLKDKIKESTIDKSIDGDEISAASARVPVAYAIVAAYQFRWFISQVDYPHLGKVCSLVIPCALTALDHWSSEVKGQGMVSLIHLAKNVNAAEIGCYEDVILDACCQNIASDDDIWERVVQMSVLMVTFTQKSNPRSIWYEKMLNEMLSHLERQPRNKERCIGWLQHIEPLFNCLGLVLLAHFRRLFPLFFKWMHADDDRTVLLVLERIKTVVKLTWIRNSPHIERLVDELVSLYKEAALKIARVEIRKLVLQTLILIHQSKGSQFKAAWDKHKDDPDLTVFHHSFSEQQLAMVAASAILASFVLQNEPVLLLFHNNLPMML; encoded by the exons ATGTCAAAGTCTCTCAAAGTTCTCATTGAGGACCTGCTTCT ATTATCAGAGCCAATAAGAGAATCACTCTCCAAGGCATGCTATACTCCTCCAGAGGGTTCCAATATCTCTGTCAAATCCATGCTAGTGTCCCTTCTACCTTATAGCAACTCGCTTTCCAACTCAGAACTCTCGGAAACTGAAATACACAGCAAAATAGCGGATTTTAGCTTATGTTGTGCTGCATTGGCTTCTACCTCAGAATCCACTCACAATCAGCTCTCTTGGGTTCCCAATTTGCTATCTATAGCTGCAGCCTCTGCTTTCAAAGACCTATCTATAGCTTACGCTAGAAAAGTTGGTGGGAATGAGTTAATGAAAATTGGCGAGCTGGATGGGGATTTGAAGTCTCTGCCAAATGAGAAGAAGTTGGCCATACAGTTAATGCCTCAACTGTTGCCTTTGCTaaaagacaagattaaggagaGCACGATAGATAAATCAATTGATGGTGATGAGATATCAGCTGCAAGCGCTAGAGTTCCAGTGGCATACGCCATTGTTGCAGCTTATCAGTTTAGATGGTTCATTTCTCAG GTGGATTATCCTCACCTAGGAAAAGTGTGCTCTTTGGTGATTCCATGTGCCTTAACAGCTCTTGATCACTGGTCATCTGAAGTAAAG GGACAGGGCATGGTTAGCTTAATACATCTGGCAAAAAATGTCAATGCTGCTGAGATTGGTTGCTATGAAGATGTAATTCTTGATGCTTGTTGCCAAAATATTGCTTCCGATGATGACATATGGGAGCGTGTGGTTCAAATGTCTGTACTTATGGTTACTTTCACCCAGAAAAGTAATCCTCGAAGCATATG GTATGAAAAAATGTTGAATGAGATGTTGAGCCACTTGGAAAGGCAACCAAGAAACAAGGAGCGTTGTATTGGATGGCTACAGCATATTGAGCCACTGTTCAATTGTCTTGGTCTTGTGCTGCTAGCTCATTTCAGGCgtctttttccccttttcttcAAGTGGATGCATGCGGATGATGACAGAACTGTTCTACTG GTTCTAGAACGGATCAAAACAGTTGTAAAGTTGACATGGATAAGGAATTCGCCACACATTGAAAG ATTGGTGGATGAGCTTGTTAGTTTATACAAGGAGGCAGCGCTGAAAATTGCTCGTGTAGAAATCAGAAAACTTGTTCTTCAGACACTAATTTTGATCCATCA ATCCAAGGGCTCGCAGTTCAAAGCTGCTTGGGACAAGCACAAGGATGATCCTGACTTGACAGTTTTCCATCATTCCTTTAGTGAACAACAGCTTGCAATG GTGGCAGCATCAGCTATCTTAGCCAGTTTTGTGCTGCAAAATGAGCCTGTGCTTCTGCTTTTTCATAATAATTTGCCAATGATGCTATGA
- the LOC104239480 gene encoding uncharacterized protein At2g39910 isoform X2 codes for MSKSLKVLIEDLLLLSEPIRESLSKACYTPPEGSNISVKSMLVSLLPYSNSLSNSELSETEIHSKIADFSLCCAALASTSESTHNQLSWVPNLLSIAAASAFKDLSIAYARKVGGNELMKIGELDGDLKSLPNEKKLAIQLMPQLLPLLKDKIKESTIDKSIDGDEISAASARVPVAYAIVAAYQFRWFISQVDYPHLGKVCSLVIPCALTALDHWSSEVKGQGMVSLIHLAKNVNAAEIGCYEDVILDACCQNIASDDDIWERVVQMSVLMVTFTQKSNPRSIWYEKMLNEMLSHLERQPRNKERCIGWLQHIEPLFNCLGLVLLAHFRRLFPLFFKWMHADDDRTVLLVLERIKTVVKLTWIRNSPHIERLVDELVSLYKEAALKIARVEIRKLVLQTLILIHQSKGSQFKAAWDKHKDDPDLTVFHHSFSEQQLAMESDEARTSIERSHRR; via the exons ATGTCAAAGTCTCTCAAAGTTCTCATTGAGGACCTGCTTCT ATTATCAGAGCCAATAAGAGAATCACTCTCCAAGGCATGCTATACTCCTCCAGAGGGTTCCAATATCTCTGTCAAATCCATGCTAGTGTCCCTTCTACCTTATAGCAACTCGCTTTCCAACTCAGAACTCTCGGAAACTGAAATACACAGCAAAATAGCGGATTTTAGCTTATGTTGTGCTGCATTGGCTTCTACCTCAGAATCCACTCACAATCAGCTCTCTTGGGTTCCCAATTTGCTATCTATAGCTGCAGCCTCTGCTTTCAAAGACCTATCTATAGCTTACGCTAGAAAAGTTGGTGGGAATGAGTTAATGAAAATTGGCGAGCTGGATGGGGATTTGAAGTCTCTGCCAAATGAGAAGAAGTTGGCCATACAGTTAATGCCTCAACTGTTGCCTTTGCTaaaagacaagattaaggagaGCACGATAGATAAATCAATTGATGGTGATGAGATATCAGCTGCAAGCGCTAGAGTTCCAGTGGCATACGCCATTGTTGCAGCTTATCAGTTTAGATGGTTCATTTCTCAG GTGGATTATCCTCACCTAGGAAAAGTGTGCTCTTTGGTGATTCCATGTGCCTTAACAGCTCTTGATCACTGGTCATCTGAAGTAAAG GGACAGGGCATGGTTAGCTTAATACATCTGGCAAAAAATGTCAATGCTGCTGAGATTGGTTGCTATGAAGATGTAATTCTTGATGCTTGTTGCCAAAATATTGCTTCCGATGATGACATATGGGAGCGTGTGGTTCAAATGTCTGTACTTATGGTTACTTTCACCCAGAAAAGTAATCCTCGAAGCATATG GTATGAAAAAATGTTGAATGAGATGTTGAGCCACTTGGAAAGGCAACCAAGAAACAAGGAGCGTTGTATTGGATGGCTACAGCATATTGAGCCACTGTTCAATTGTCTTGGTCTTGTGCTGCTAGCTCATTTCAGGCgtctttttccccttttcttcAAGTGGATGCATGCGGATGATGACAGAACTGTTCTACTG GTTCTAGAACGGATCAAAACAGTTGTAAAGTTGACATGGATAAGGAATTCGCCACACATTGAAAG ATTGGTGGATGAGCTTGTTAGTTTATACAAGGAGGCAGCGCTGAAAATTGCTCGTGTAGAAATCAGAAAACTTGTTCTTCAGACACTAATTTTGATCCATCA ATCCAAGGGCTCGCAGTTCAAAGCTGCTTGGGACAAGCACAAGGATGATCCTGACTTGACAGTTTTCCATCATTCCTTTAGTGAACAACAGCTTGCAATG GAGAGCGATGAAGCTAGAACAAGCATAGAAAGAAGCCACAGAAGATGA
- the LOC104239480 gene encoding uncharacterized protein At2g39910 isoform X3 — translation MSKSLKVLIEDLLLLSEPIRESLSKACYTPPEGSNISVKSMLVSLLPYSNSLSNSELSETEIHSKIADFSLCCAALASTSESTHNQLSWVPNLLSIAAASAFKDLSIAYARKVGGNELMKIGELDGDLKSLPNEKKLAIQLMPQLLPLLKDKIKESTIDKSIDGDEISAASARVPVAYAIVAAYQFRWFISQVDYPHLGKVCSLVIPCALTALDHWSSEVKGQGMVSLIHLAKNVNAAEIGCYEDVILDACCQNIASDDDIWERVVQMSVLMVTFTQKSNPRSIWYEKMLNEMLSHLERQPRNKERCIGWLQHIEPLFNCLGLVLLAHFRRLFPLFFKWMHADDDRTVLLVLERIKTVVKLTWIRNSPHIERLVDELVSLYKEAALKIARVEIRKLVLQTLILIHQSKGSQFKAAWDKHKDDPDLTVFHHSFSEQQLAMNASHINWG, via the exons ATGTCAAAGTCTCTCAAAGTTCTCATTGAGGACCTGCTTCT ATTATCAGAGCCAATAAGAGAATCACTCTCCAAGGCATGCTATACTCCTCCAGAGGGTTCCAATATCTCTGTCAAATCCATGCTAGTGTCCCTTCTACCTTATAGCAACTCGCTTTCCAACTCAGAACTCTCGGAAACTGAAATACACAGCAAAATAGCGGATTTTAGCTTATGTTGTGCTGCATTGGCTTCTACCTCAGAATCCACTCACAATCAGCTCTCTTGGGTTCCCAATTTGCTATCTATAGCTGCAGCCTCTGCTTTCAAAGACCTATCTATAGCTTACGCTAGAAAAGTTGGTGGGAATGAGTTAATGAAAATTGGCGAGCTGGATGGGGATTTGAAGTCTCTGCCAAATGAGAAGAAGTTGGCCATACAGTTAATGCCTCAACTGTTGCCTTTGCTaaaagacaagattaaggagaGCACGATAGATAAATCAATTGATGGTGATGAGATATCAGCTGCAAGCGCTAGAGTTCCAGTGGCATACGCCATTGTTGCAGCTTATCAGTTTAGATGGTTCATTTCTCAG GTGGATTATCCTCACCTAGGAAAAGTGTGCTCTTTGGTGATTCCATGTGCCTTAACAGCTCTTGATCACTGGTCATCTGAAGTAAAG GGACAGGGCATGGTTAGCTTAATACATCTGGCAAAAAATGTCAATGCTGCTGAGATTGGTTGCTATGAAGATGTAATTCTTGATGCTTGTTGCCAAAATATTGCTTCCGATGATGACATATGGGAGCGTGTGGTTCAAATGTCTGTACTTATGGTTACTTTCACCCAGAAAAGTAATCCTCGAAGCATATG GTATGAAAAAATGTTGAATGAGATGTTGAGCCACTTGGAAAGGCAACCAAGAAACAAGGAGCGTTGTATTGGATGGCTACAGCATATTGAGCCACTGTTCAATTGTCTTGGTCTTGTGCTGCTAGCTCATTTCAGGCgtctttttccccttttcttcAAGTGGATGCATGCGGATGATGACAGAACTGTTCTACTG GTTCTAGAACGGATCAAAACAGTTGTAAAGTTGACATGGATAAGGAATTCGCCACACATTGAAAG ATTGGTGGATGAGCTTGTTAGTTTATACAAGGAGGCAGCGCTGAAAATTGCTCGTGTAGAAATCAGAAAACTTGTTCTTCAGACACTAATTTTGATCCATCA ATCCAAGGGCTCGCAGTTCAAAGCTGCTTGGGACAAGCACAAGGATGATCCTGACTTGACAGTTTTCCATCATTCCTTTAGTGAACAACAGCTTGCAATG AACGCAAGTCATATAAATTGGGGATAG
- the LOC104239481 gene encoding glucan endo-1,3-beta-glucosidase, whose protein sequence is MNKVSKNFTPNPHVFKMLPSFKTPLLSLFILSLLLSPSAAVPTTTVGFTYSPAPKSPPPEHVVTALQSLKIPAVRLLNPSPSLIRAFSYSNISLLLTVPNYLIGSFASNRSAATLWVYNNVLPYHPRARISLISVGSDVITSPTSGGSDPSVAVVPAMRNLHRALNDLGIRTVSVSTTFSFINVITTAFPPSSAEFQEPVSSLIIRPVLQFLEETNSSLLVNVYPYNVYRLHGEIPVGFALFQEGPFNFRDDVVTAVRYHNLFDMMVDAVIAAMAVSGYENVPLIVTETGWPSDGSNYEHVNNGVRNAEESQLYAEMYLQGLVSHLKSGLGTPLRKEGISEAYIFQLFDESETKQQSNLSSAQGEITGQYWGVMYTNMSMKYNINFDSADRNSRKLGVLVPSIHLLWLLSMLVLASSLS, encoded by the coding sequence ATGAATAAAGTAAGCAAAAATTTCACTCCAAATCCTCAcgttttcaaaatgcttccctcCTTCAAAACTCcgcttctctctctcttcattcTTTCTCTCTTACTCTCCCCTTCTGCCGCCGTACCAACCACCACTGTCGGCTTCACCTACTCCCCCGCCCCCAAATCTCCACCGCCGGAGCACGTCGTCACCGCCCTTCAGTCACTCAAAATCCCAGCCGTACGACTCCTTAATCCCAGCCCTAGTTTAATCCGAGCATTTTCTTACTCCAACATTTCTCTTCTCCTCACCGTCCCCAATTACCTCATCGGCTCCTTTGCTTCCAATCGTTCCGCCGCTACTCTCTGGGTTTACAACAATGTGCTTCCGTATCATCCTCGTGCTCGTATTTCGCTCATCTCCGTCGGTTCCGACGTCATCACTTCCCCTACTTCCGGCGGTTCCGACCCTTCGGTCGCCGTAGTCCCCGCCATGCGGAACCTGCACCGCGCACTGAACGACCTCGGAATTCGCACCGTCTCAGTTTCCACTACTTTCTCCTTCATCAACGTGATTACGACGGCGTTTCCTCCATCCTCCGCCGAGTTCCAGGAGCCGGTCAGCTCGCTAATCATCAGGCCTGTGCTTCAGTTTTTGGAGGAAACTAACTCGTCTCTCCTGGTGAATGTGTATCCGTACAATGTTTATAGACTCCACGGAGAGATTCCAGTCGGTTTCGCTCTGTTTCAGGAAGGCCCGTTCAACTTCCGTGATGACGTTGTTACGGCCGTTCGTTATCATAACCTGTTTGATATGATGGTTGATGCCGTGATTGCTGCCATGGCGGTTAGCGGTTACGAGAATGTTCCGTTAATTGTGACGGAAACAGGGTGGCCAAGCGATGGAAGCAACTATGAGCACGTGAATAATGGTGTAAGGAATGCAGAGGAGAGCCAGCTGTACGCGGAGATGTATTTACAGGGGCTGGTTTCGCATTTGAAATCTGGACTTGGAACTCCGCTCAGAAAGGAAGGAATTTCTGAGGCTTACATTTTCCAGTTGTTTGATGAAAGTGAAACGAAGCAGCAGAGCAATTTGAGTAGTGCTCAAGGTGAAATTACAGGGCAGTACTGGGGAGTGATGTACACCAACATGAGCATGAAGTACAACATCAATTTTGACAGTGCTGATCGGAACTCGAGAAAGCTTGGTGTACTTGTTCCCTCGATTCATCTTCTGTGGCTTCTTTCTATGCTTGTTCTAGCTTCATCGCTCTCCTGA